The Miscanthus floridulus cultivar M001 chromosome 7, ASM1932011v1, whole genome shotgun sequence genome includes a region encoding these proteins:
- the LOC136466792 gene encoding copper-transporting ATPase HMA4, whose translation MERNGESHLKDPLLLATSSSASPAGASPRKERKTRKVMFSVRGISCASCAVSIESVVAGLKGVESIQVSPLQGQAVVQYRLEETDTRTIKEAIEDLNFEVDELQEQEIAVCRLRIKGMACTSCSESVERALQMVPGVKKAAVGLALEEAKVHYDPNVTSRDLIIEAVEDAGFGADPISSGDDVNKVHLKLEGVNSPEDTKLVQSVLEAAEGVNSVEWDTVEQTIKVAYDPDITGPRLLIQCIQNAAQPPKCFNATLHSPPKQREAERNHEIRNYRNQFLWSCLFSVPVFLLSMALPMLSRFGDWLEYRICNNMTIGMLLRWLLCSPVQFIVGWRFYVGAYHALKRGYSNMDVLVALGTNVAYFYSVYIVLKALTSDSFEGQDFFETSAMLISFILLGKYLEVMAKGKTSDALSKLTELAPETACLLTFDKDGNAISETEISTQLLQRNDVIKIVPGTKVPVDGVVIKGQSHVNESMITGEARPISKKPGDRVIGGTVNDNGCIIVKATHIGSETALSQIVQLVEAAQLARAPVQKLADKISRFFVPTVVAAAFLTWLGWFIPGQLHLLPQQWIPKAMDSFELALQFGISVLVVACPCALGLATPTAVMVATGKGASQGVLIKGGNALEKAHKIKAIIFDKTGTLTVGKPSVVQTKIFSKIPLLELCDLAAGAEANSEHPLSKAIVEHTKKLKEQYGSHSDHMMESRDFEVHPGAGVSAQVEGRLVLVGNKRLMQEFEVPLSPEVEAYMSETEELARTCVLVAIDKIICGALAVSDPLKPEAGQVISYLKSMGISSIMVTGDNWATAKSIAKEVGISQVFAEIDPVGKAEKIKDLQMQGLTVAMVGDGVNDSPALAAADVGMAIGAGTDVAIEAADIVLMKSSLEDVITAIDLSRKTLSRIRLNYVWALGYNVLGMPIAAGVLFPFTGIRLPPWLAGACMAASSVSVVCSSLLLQLYKKPLHIEDAPRPGDGSDLV comes from the exons ATGGAGCGGAATGGCGAGAGCCACCTCAAGGACCCGCTTCTGCTGGCGACATCCAGCAGCGCCTCTCCTGCCGGGGCGTCTccaaggaaggagaggaagacGAGGAAGGTCATGTTCAGTGTCCGGGGCATCTCCTGCGCCTCCTGTGCCGTGTCGATAGAGTCCGTCGTGGCCGGCTTGAAAGGGGTGGAGAGCATCCAGGTCTCCCCACTTCAGGGCCAGGCCGTGGTTCAGTACAGACTGGAGGAAACTGAT ACAAGAACCATAAAAGAAGCTATTGAGGACCTCAACTTTGAGGTTGATGAACTTCAAGAACAAGAAATTGCTGTGTGCAGACTTCGGATAAAAGGAATGGCTTGTACAAGCTGTTCTGAGTCTGTTGAACGGGCGCTTCAAATGGTACCTGGAGTTAAAAAAGCTGCAGTGGGTCTTGCTCTAGAGGAAGCTAAGGTCCACTACGATCCAAATGTCACTAGCCGTGATCTTATAATTGAAGCTGTTGAAGATGCTGGATTTGGGGCTGATCCCATTAGTTCTGGGGACGATGTGAACAAAGTGCATCTAAAGCTTGAGGGTGTGAATTCTCCAGAAGACACCAAACTCGTTCAGTCTGTACTGGAAGCTGCGGAAGGGGTCAACAGTGTTGAATGGGACACAGTTGAGCAGACAATAAAAGTTGCATATGATCCTGATATTACTGGTCCAAGATTACTTATTCAGTGCATTCAGAATGCTGCACAGCCCCCTAAATGCTTTAATGCTACCTTGCACTCACCACCAAAGCAAAGAGAAGCAGAGCGAAATCATGAAATTAGGAATTACAGGAACCAATTTCTCTGGAGCTGCCTGTTTTCGGTTCCTGTGTTCCTGCTCTCCATGGCTCTTCCTATGCTTTCTCGTTTTGGGGATTGGTTGGAGTACAGAATCTGCAACAACATGACAATAGGCATGCTACTACGGTGGTTGCTATGTTCCCCAGTTCAGTTTATTGTTGGTTGGAG ATTTTACGTTGGAGCCTATCATGCACTCAAACGAGGATACTCAAACATGGATGTGCTGGTTGCTTTGGGAACAAATGTTGCCTACTTCTATTCTGTGTATATTGTTCTGAAAGCACTTACATCAGACTCATTTGAAGGCCAGGACTTTTTTGAAACTAGTGCTATGCTGATATCTTTTATATTACTGGGAAAATATCTGGAGGTGATGGCAAAGGGAAAGACAtcagatgcgttgtcgaaattgaCAGAGCTTGCACCAGAAACAGCTTGTCTTCTTACTTTTGACAAGGACGGAAATGCCATTTCAGAAACAGAGATCAGCACTCAGTTACTTCAGAGAAATGATGTCATCAAGATTGTGCCTGGCACCAAAGTTCCTGTTGATGGCGTTGTCATCAAAGGTCAAAGCCATGTCAATGAAAGTATGATAACTGGGGAAGCAAGGCCTATTTCAAAGAAACCAGGCGACAGG GTTATTGGGGGCACCGTAAATGATAACGGTTGCATAATTGTTAAGGCCACTCATATTGGGTCCGAAACAGCTTTGTCGCAAATAGTTCAGTTGGTTGAAGCTGCTCAACTTGCAAGAGCTCCAGTGCAGAAGTTAGCAGACAAGATTTCACGGTTTTTTGTTCCAACT GTGGTGGCGGCTGCATTTCTTACATGGCTTGGCTGGTTCATACCTGGGCAATTGCACCTCTTACCCCAACAATGGATCCCAAAGGCCATGGATAGTTTTGAGCTTGCTCTGCAGTTTGGAATTTCTGTCCTAGTTGTGGCATGCCCATGCGCTTTGGGGCTTGCTACACCAACCGCTGTTATGGTTGCCACTGGAAAAGGTGCTTCACAAGGTGTTCTCATTAAGGGTGGAAATGCACTTGAGAAAGCTCATAAG ATTAAGGCTATCATATTTGATAAAACTGGAACGCTGACAGTTGGTAAACCTTCTGTCGTTCAAACAAAGATCTTCTCAAAGATACCGCTTCTAGAACTCTGTGATCTGGCTGCTGGTGCTGAG GCAAACAGCGAGCATCCTCTATCAAAAGCTATCGTTGAGCACACAAAGAAGCTCAAGGAGCAATATGGATCTCACAGTGATCACATGATGGAATCGAGGGACTTTGAGGTGCATCCAGGAGCAGGTGTCAGTGCCCAAGTTGAAGGCAGGCTGGTTTTGGTTGGAAACAAAAGGCTGATGCAGGAATTTGAAGTTCCATTGAGCCCTGAGGTGGAGGCGTACATGTCCGAAACGGAAGAGCTTGCTAGGACCTGTGTACTTGTTGCTATCGATAAGATTATCTGCGGGGCTCTTGCTGTTTCGGATCCTCTGAAACCTGAGGCAGGCCAAGTCATTTCTTACCTTAAGTCAATGGGCATCTCCAGTATCATGGTGACAGGTGATAATTGGGCTACCGCAAAATCAATTGCAAAGGAAGTCGGGATCAGCCAGGTGTTTGCCGAGATCGATCCAGTGGGAAAAGCTGAAAAGATCAAAGACTTGCAG atGCAAGGGTTGACGGTGGCAATGGTTGGCGACGGGGTAAACGACTCGCCAGCATTGGCGGCAGCAGACGTGGGCATGGCGATTGGCGCCGGCACAGACGTGGCCATCGAGGCCGCTGACATTGTTCTGATGAAGAGCAGCCTTGAGGACGTGATCACGGCCATCGATCTCTCGCGCAAGACCCTCTCCAGGATCCGGCTGAATTACGTGTGGGCCCTGGGCTACAACGTCCTGGGCATGCCGATCGCCGCCGGCGTCCTGTTCCCGTTCACGGGCATCCGGCTGCCCCCCTGGCTCGCCGGGGCATGCATGGCTGCCTCGTCGGTGAGCGTCGTCTGCTCCTCCCTGCTCCTCCAGCTCTACAAGAAACCACTGCACATCGAAGACGCGCCCAGGCCCGGGGACGGCTCGGATTTGGTGTGA
- the LOC136466794 gene encoding exopolygalacturonase-like translates to MAFISNVAMKAAAVAALVMAAVSPAARAQAAGGAPSVPAGPLDIAQLGAKGDGKSDSTPMLLKAWKNACDATGVQKIVIPPGNYLTGGLELSGPCKSSIIIRLDGNLLGTGDLNAYKKNWIEIENVENLSINGHGTIDGQGALVWNKNDCQHSYNCKVLPNSLVLDFVTNAQIRGITLANSKFFHLNIFASKNVLIDKVTVKAPGNSPNTDGIHIGDSSNVTISGTTIGVGDDCISIGPGSKIIRIEGVKCGPGHGISVGSLGRYKDEKDVEDLKVKGCTLAGTTNGLRIKSYEDSKSSPKASKFLYEDVTMDNVSYPIIIDQKYCPNNICVRSGASKVAVTDVVFKNIHGTSNTPEAITLNCANNLPCQGVQLINVDIKYNGSGNKTMAVCKNAIGKSSGLAKELACI, encoded by the exons ATGGCGTTCATCAGCAATGTGGCGATGAAGGCGGCGGCCGTGGCCGCGCTGGTGATGGCCGCGGTGTCTCCCGCCGCGCGCGCGCAGGCGGCGGGAGGCGCGCCGTCGGTGCCCGCGGGCCCGCTGGACATCGCGCAGCTGGGCGCCAAGGGCGACGGCAAGTCGGACAGCACCCCGATGCTCCTCAAGGCGTGGAAGAACGCGTGCGACGCGACGGGGGTGCAGAAGATCGTCATCCCGCCGGGCAACTACCTGACGGGCGGGCTGGAGCTGTCGGGCCCCTGCAAGTCCTCCATCATCATCCGCCTCGACGGCAACCTGCTCGGCACCGGCGACCTCAACGCGTACAAGAAGAACTGGATCGAGATCGAGAACGTCGAGAACCTGTCCATCAATGGCCACGGCACCATCGACGGGCAGGGCGCCCTGGTGTGGAACAAGAACGACTGCCAGCATTCCTACAACTGCAAGGTCCTCCCGAAT AGCTTGGTGCTGGACTTTGTGACGAACGCGCAGATCCGCGGCATCACGCTGGccaacagcaagttcttccaccTGAACATCTTCGCGAGCAAGAACGTGCTGATCGACAAGGTGACGGTCAAGGCCCCCGGCAACAGCCCCAACACGGACGGCATCCACATCGGCGACTCCAGCAACGTGACCATCAGCGGCACCACcatcggcgtcggcgacgacTGCATCTCCATCGGCCCCGGCAGCAAGATAATCCGGATCGAGGGCGTCAAGTGCGGTCCCGGCCACGGCATCAGCGTCGGCAGCCTGGGGAGGTACAAGGACGAGAAGGACGTGGAGGACTTGAAGGTGAAAGGGTGCACGCTCGCCGGCACCACCAACGGCCTGCGCATCAAGTCGTACGAAGACTCCAAGTCGTCGCCCAAGGCCAGCAAGTTCCTGTACGAGGACGTGACCATGGACAACGTCTCCTACCCGATCATCATCGACCAGAAGTACTGCCCCAACAACATCTGCGTCAGGTCCGGCGCATCCAAGGTGGCCGTCACCGACGTCGTCTTCAAGAACATCCACGGCACCTCAAACACGCCCGAGGCCATCACGCTCAACTGCGCCAACAACCTGCCCTGCCAGGGCGTGCAGCTCATCAACGTCGACATCAAGTACAACGGGTCCGGCAACAAGACCATGGCCGTCTGCAAGAACGCCATCGGCAAGTCCAGCGGCTTGGCAAAGGAGCTCGCATGCATCTGA
- the LOC136466793 gene encoding fumarylacetoacetase-like — MAEPSQKQLLRSFVEVPAGSHFPIQNLPFGVFRRRGPQPQAPRPAVAIGDFALDLAAVADAGLFDGPVLSGSPCFHQETLNMFLGMGRPAWREARATLQKILSADEPVLRDNEALRNKCLVPMSDIEMVLPITVGGYTDFFCSVHHARNCGFIFRGPQTPVMPNWFYLPIAYNGRASSIVVSGTNVIRPRGQGHPTGNSSAPYFGPSQKLDFELEMAAIVGPGNELGKPIDINDAEEHIFGLTLMNDWSARDIQAWETIPLGPFLGKSFSTTISPWIVSLDALKPFMCDAPKQEPEPLPYLAEKNHINYDIPLEVWVKPKGQNDASIVTKTNFKHLYWTVTQQLTHHTINGCNMSPGDIFATGTLSGPEPDSLGCLLELTWNGQNEIPVGNSTRKYLEDGDEVILTGCCKGEGYNVGFGTCTGKVLPALP, encoded by the exons ATGGCGGAGCCGAGCCAGAAGCAGCTGCTGCGGTCGTTCGTGGAGGTGCCGGCGGGCTCGCACTTCCCCATCCAGAACCTGCCCTTCGGAGTCTTCCGCCGCCGGGGGCCGCAGCCGCAGGCGCCGCGCCCCGCGGTGGCCATCGGGGACTTCGCGCTCGacctcgccgccgtcgccgacgCGGGGCTCTTCGACGGGCCCGTGCTCTCCGGCTCCCCGTGCTTCCACCAG GAGACGCTCAACATGTTCTTGGGGATGGGCCGGCCGGCGTGGAGGGAGGCGCGCGCCACGCTGCAGAAAATCCTCTCAG CCGATGAGCCAGTCTTGCGTGACAATGAGGCGCTGAGGAACAAGTGTCTGGTACCAATG AGTGATATCGAGATGGTTCTACCAATCACGGTTGGAGGTTACACAGACTTCTTTTGTTCTGTGCACCATGCAAGGAACTGCGGATTCATCTTCCGAGGACCGCAGACTCCAGTCATGCCAAATTG GTTTTATCTTCCAATAGCATACAATGGGCGAGCATCATCTATAGTTGTGTCTGGAACCAATGTCATTAGGCCCAG AGGACAAGGACATCCAACAGGAAACTCCTCCGCTCCTTATTTTGGTCCCTCTCAGAAgcttgattttgaacttgagatG GCTGCCATTGTTGGTCCAGGGAATGAATTAGGCAAACCTATTGATATTAATGACGCTGAAGAACATATTTTTGGCCTAACTTTGATGAATGACTGGAGTG CCAGAGATATACAGGCTTGGGAGACTATACCTCTTGGACCTTTCCTTGGGAAAAGCTTCA GTACCACCATATCGCCATGGATTGTTTCTCTGGATGCTTTGAAGCCTTTCATGTGTGATGCTCCTAAGCAG GAACCCGAGCCTTTACCGTACCTAGCTGAAAAGAACCACATAAACTATGACATTCCTCTTGAA GTCTGGGTTAAGCCCAAAGGTCAAAATGATGCATCAATTGTCACAAAAACTAATTTCAAGCATCT GTATTGGACGGTGACGCAGCAGCTAACACACCACACTATCAATGGATGCAACATGAGTCCGGGGGATATATTTGCAACCGGCACACTCAGTGGACCT GAACCTGACTCCCTCGGATGTCTGCTGGAGCTAACATGGAACGGGCAGAATGAGATACCGGTGGGGAATTCGACCCGCAAGTATCTAGAAGATGGAGATGAGGTCATCTTGACAGGATGCTGCAAG GGTGAGGGCTACAACGTTGGTTTTGGAACCTGCACCGGGAAGGTTCTGCCGGCGCTTCCCTGA
- the LOC136462954 gene encoding 3-oxoacyl-[acyl-carrier-protein] synthase, mitochondrial-like isoform X1, translating to MSCLRRAPRLLRGLSSSSAEAEGKALPPPRPSAGRRVVVTGLGAVTPLARGVGATWDSLVAGRCAVRSLSADSLRLPEEAAGRTLEQLPSRVIAAVPRGKGEDEFDEDAWTKDKSISGFISYALCAADEALRDANWLPSEDEKKERTGVSIGGGIGSISDILDASQMIIENRLRRLSPYFIPKILINMASGHVSMRYGFQGPNHAAVTACATGAHSIGDATRMIQFGDADVMVAGGTESSIDALSIAGFSRLRALSTKYNSSPLSASRPFDCGRDGFVIGEGCGVMVLEALEHAKERGAKIYAEVRGYGMSGDAHHITQPQNGGRGAILAMKRALYQSGLHANEIDYVNAHATSTPLGDAVEANAIKSVFGDHAASGGLALSSTKGAIGHLLGAAGSVEAIFTVLAIHHGVAPPTLNLEQPDPLFEGAFTPLSAPKKAPIRAAISNSFGFGGTNTSLLFSCPP from the exons ATGAGCTGCCTCCGCCGCGCTCCCCGCCTCCTCCGGGGCCTCTCTTCCTCCTCGGCGGAGGCGGAGGGGAAGGCGCTCCCGCCGCCGCGCCCCTCCGCGGGCCGCCGCGTGGTCGTGACGGGGCTGGGCGCCGTCACGCCGCTGGCGCGCGGCGTGGGCGCCACCTGGGACAGCCTCGTCGCGGGGAGATGCGCCGTGCGCTCTCTCTCCGCAGACTCTCTCCGCCTTCCGGAGGAAGCGGCGGGGAGGACGCTCGAGCAGCTCCCGTCCAGGGTCATCGCCGCCGTGCCGCGCGGGAAGGGCGAGGACGAGTTCGACGAGGACGCGTGGACCAAG GATAAATCTATATCAGGATTTATATCCTATGCTCTGTGTGCAGCTGATGAGGCTTTAAGAGATGCAAATTGGTTGCCTTccgaagatgagaagaaggaaagAACG GGAGTTTCAATTGGTGGAGGGATTGGAAGCATCTCAGACATTTTAGATGCGTCGCAAATGATCATCGAAAAT CGTCTACGTCGACTCAGCCCATACTTCATCCCCAAGATTTTGATCAACATGGCATCAGGTCATGTCAGCATGAGATATGGTTTCCAG GGTCCAAACCATGCTGCTGTGACAGCTTGCGCCACTGGTGCTCACTCTATTGGCGATGCTACTCGGATGATCCAATTTGGAGATGCTGATGTGATGGTGGCTGGTGGAACTGAGTCCAGTATTGATGCTTTGTCTATAGCTGGATTTTCTAG GTTAAGGGCATTGTCTACAAAATATAATTCCTCTCCACTTTCAGCTTCAAGACCTTTTGATTGCGGTAGAGATGGATTTGT GATTGGTGAGGGCTGTGGGGTCATGGTTTTGGAG GCACTTGAACATGCAAAGGAACGGGGTGCAAAAATTTATGCTGAAGTTCGAGGCTACGGAATGTCTG GTGACGCACATCACATAACTCAGCCACAAAATGGTGGTAGAGGTGCTATCTTAGCCATGAAGCGGGCTTTGTATCAG TCAGGTCTTCATGCAAATGAAATTGATTACGTGAATGCACATGCCACGTCAACTCCTCTTG GTGATGCTGTGGAGGCTAACGCAATCAAATCCGTCTTTGGTGACCACGCAGCATCCGGTGGTCTCGCATTATCCTCAACAAAG GGAGCAATTGGTCATCTGCTAGGGGCAGCTGGATCAGTGGAAGCAATCTTCACTGTGCTAGCAATCCACCAC GGAGTTGCGCCGCCTACGCTTAACCTGGAGCAGCCAGACCCCCTGTTCGAAGGGGCGTTCACGCCACTATCTGCACCCAAGAAGGCGCCGATACGAGCGGCCATCTCCAACTCTTTCGGGTTTGGTGGAACTAACACGTCGCTGCTGTTCTCGTGCCCGCCCTAG
- the LOC136462954 gene encoding 3-oxoacyl-[acyl-carrier-protein] synthase, mitochondrial-like isoform X2: MRRALSLRRLSPPSGGSGGEDARAAPVQGHRRRAAREGRGRVRRGRVDQADEALRDANWLPSEDEKKERTGVSIGGGIGSISDILDASQMIIENRLRRLSPYFIPKILINMASGHVSMRYGFQGPNHAAVTACATGAHSIGDATRMIQFGDADVMVAGGTESSIDALSIAGFSRLRALSTKYNSSPLSASRPFDCGRDGFVIGEGCGVMVLEALEHAKERGAKIYAEVRGYGMSGDAHHITQPQNGGRGAILAMKRALYQSGLHANEIDYVNAHATSTPLGDAVEANAIKSVFGDHAASGGLALSSTKGAIGHLLGAAGSVEAIFTVLAIHHGVAPPTLNLEQPDPLFEGAFTPLSAPKKAPIRAAISNSFGFGGTNTSLLFSCPP; encoded by the exons ATGCGCCGTGCGCTCTCTCTCCGCAGACTCTCTCCGCCTTCCGGAGGAAGCGGCGGGGAGGACGCTCGAGCAGCTCCCGTCCAGGGTCATCGCCGCCGTGCCGCGCGGGAAGGGCGAGGACGAGTTCGACGAGGACGCGTGGACCAAG CTGATGAGGCTTTAAGAGATGCAAATTGGTTGCCTTccgaagatgagaagaaggaaagAACG GGAGTTTCAATTGGTGGAGGGATTGGAAGCATCTCAGACATTTTAGATGCGTCGCAAATGATCATCGAAAAT CGTCTACGTCGACTCAGCCCATACTTCATCCCCAAGATTTTGATCAACATGGCATCAGGTCATGTCAGCATGAGATATGGTTTCCAG GGTCCAAACCATGCTGCTGTGACAGCTTGCGCCACTGGTGCTCACTCTATTGGCGATGCTACTCGGATGATCCAATTTGGAGATGCTGATGTGATGGTGGCTGGTGGAACTGAGTCCAGTATTGATGCTTTGTCTATAGCTGGATTTTCTAG GTTAAGGGCATTGTCTACAAAATATAATTCCTCTCCACTTTCAGCTTCAAGACCTTTTGATTGCGGTAGAGATGGATTTGT GATTGGTGAGGGCTGTGGGGTCATGGTTTTGGAG GCACTTGAACATGCAAAGGAACGGGGTGCAAAAATTTATGCTGAAGTTCGAGGCTACGGAATGTCTG GTGACGCACATCACATAACTCAGCCACAAAATGGTGGTAGAGGTGCTATCTTAGCCATGAAGCGGGCTTTGTATCAG TCAGGTCTTCATGCAAATGAAATTGATTACGTGAATGCACATGCCACGTCAACTCCTCTTG GTGATGCTGTGGAGGCTAACGCAATCAAATCCGTCTTTGGTGACCACGCAGCATCCGGTGGTCTCGCATTATCCTCAACAAAG GGAGCAATTGGTCATCTGCTAGGGGCAGCTGGATCAGTGGAAGCAATCTTCACTGTGCTAGCAATCCACCAC GGAGTTGCGCCGCCTACGCTTAACCTGGAGCAGCCAGACCCCCTGTTCGAAGGGGCGTTCACGCCACTATCTGCACCCAAGAAGGCGCCGATACGAGCGGCCATCTCCAACTCTTTCGGGTTTGGTGGAACTAACACGTCGCTGCTGTTCTCGTGCCCGCCCTAG